The Syngnathus typhle isolate RoL2023-S1 ecotype Sweden linkage group LG3, RoL_Styp_1.0, whole genome shotgun sequence genome window below encodes:
- the LOC133151799 gene encoding beta-1,3-N-acetylglucosaminyltransferase lunatic fringe-like: MWRFAGEPHQRCSVAVLGLLVAGLLAITRAQEEAQAQAKGAPVSRAVFTDYFRRLSREKKATSRPARSSVPREPGELVTAEDVFIAVKTTSKYHSSRLELLLDTWISNNMQSTYVFTDGEDAALRKRLGVHLIHTNCSAAHSRQALSCKMAAEYDAFLNSDRKWFCHMDDDNYLNMGALLRLLSQYSPTQDVYIGRPSLEHPLEATETLPNAKTRKVVFWFATGGAGFCLSRGLAIKMQPWASEGAFLSSAERIRLPDDCAVGYIVGALLGVGLIRSPLFHSHLESLALLTRVHEQVTLSYSNEKNTIQLKGPFSIQQDPTRFKSVHCVLHPHTPWCQR; this comes from the exons ATGTGGAGGTTCGCGGGGGAGCCGCACCAGCGCTGCAGCGTCGCCGTCCTCGGCCTGCTCGTCGCCGGCTTGCTCGCCATCACTCGCGCGCAGGAGgaggcgcaggcgcaggcgaAGGGAGCCCCGGTGAGCCGCGCGGTTTTTACGGACTACTTCCGACGGCTGAGCCGGGAAAAGAAAGCCACGAGCCGGCCGGCTCGGAGCAGCGTCCCGCGGGAGCCTGGAGAGCTTGTGACCGCCGAGGACGTGTTCATCGCGGTGAAGACCACCAGCAAATACCACAGCAGCAGACTGGAGCTCCTTTTGGACACATGGATCTCCAACAATATGCAAAGT ACGTACGTGTTCACCGACGGCGAGGACGCGGCGCTGAGGAAGCGGCTGG GTGTTCACCTGATCCACACCAACTGCTCGGCAGCTCACAGCCGACAAGCGCTCTcttgcaaaatggccgccgagtACGACGCCTTCCTCAACTCCGACAGGAA GTGGTTTTGTCACATGGACGACGACAACTACCTGAACATGGGCGCCCTCTTGAGGCTGTTGTCGCAGTACAGCCCCACGCAGGACGTCTACATCGGGCGACCCAGTCTGGAGCACCCGTTGGAAGCCACGGAGACGCTCCCTAATGCTAAAACG AGGAAAGTAGTTTTCTGGTTCGCCACAGGGGGCGCTGGATTCTGCCTGAGTCGCGGCCTCGCCATCAAGATGCAACCTTGGGCTAG CGAGGGCGCCTTTCTGTCGAGCGCCGAGCGTATCCGTCTGCCGGATGACTGCGCCGTCGGTTACATCGTGGGGGCGCTGTTGGGCGTGGGCCTCATTCGCTCGCCGCTCTTCCACTCGCACCTGGAGAGCCTGGCACTGTTGACGCGGGTGCACGAACAG GTGACTCTCAGCTACAGCAATGAGAAAAACACCATCCAGCTCAAAGGACCGTTTTCAATACAACAAGATCCAACAAG GTTCAAGAGTGTACATTGTGTGTTGCATCCACACACACCCTGGTGCCAGCGCTGA